In Gimesia benthica, a single window of DNA contains:
- a CDS encoding GspE/PulE family protein, with protein MEISDILQRHGILDERQLLLAQQSANGHRLDRVVMDMGLASEEDLLKAFADELGMKYFELKDYQVDTQLLSQFPATPIFRHSLLPLQRENGRVLVASADPFDFEALDELSSLSGEVLEPVLALHEDVVDLIKQNLGVGGDTINELVSQKAAEDGVELLEEVSEEHGELADMAQTASVIRLVNELLVEALQQQASDVHIEPHETGLVVRYRVDGLLRVQSVPPEINHFYSAIITRLKIMAHLNIAEKRLPQDGRIKLRVTGREIDVRVSIIPMIYGEGVVLRLLDKERMVFRLDNVGLNADMLSTFREMIELPHGIILVTGPTGSGKTSTLYSALNEIKSPETKIITVEDPVEYHSEGISQIQVNSRIGLTFAAGLRSILRHDPDVVLIGEIRDGETANSAIQASLTGHLVFSTLHTNDSPGAFTRLVDMGVEAYLVASTVEAVLAQRLVRVLCKHCKRPHQPHPDKIPPDFPLERMQEIYEPVGCRHCREMGYSGRIGILELLINDPVIRKLCTEHASSGQIRDYARKNGWQTLRDAGWEKVLAGITSIDEILRVTKGDI; from the coding sequence ATGGAAATCAGTGATATTCTCCAACGACATGGCATCCTTGACGAACGCCAGTTGCTGTTAGCCCAGCAATCGGCGAACGGTCATCGTCTGGACCGCGTGGTAATGGATATGGGGCTCGCCTCTGAAGAAGACCTGCTCAAAGCATTCGCTGATGAATTGGGCATGAAATATTTCGAGCTCAAAGACTATCAGGTCGATACCCAGTTGCTGTCGCAGTTTCCGGCAACTCCGATCTTTCGTCATTCCCTGCTCCCCTTACAGCGTGAAAATGGACGCGTACTGGTTGCTTCTGCCGACCCGTTTGACTTCGAAGCCCTGGATGAACTCAGCTCGCTCAGTGGTGAAGTACTGGAGCCGGTGCTGGCGTTACATGAAGACGTCGTTGATCTGATCAAACAGAACCTGGGTGTTGGCGGCGATACCATCAACGAACTGGTCTCTCAGAAAGCAGCCGAAGACGGCGTTGAACTTCTGGAAGAAGTCTCCGAGGAACATGGCGAACTGGCCGACATGGCACAGACTGCATCGGTGATTCGTCTGGTCAACGAATTGCTCGTGGAGGCACTTCAGCAGCAGGCCAGTGACGTGCACATTGAACCACACGAAACCGGGCTGGTGGTCCGTTATCGCGTAGATGGTTTGTTGCGGGTACAGTCGGTACCACCAGAGATTAATCATTTTTATTCAGCGATCATTACGCGTCTGAAAATCATGGCGCATCTGAATATCGCGGAAAAACGACTTCCCCAGGACGGACGCATCAAACTGCGAGTTACGGGGCGTGAAATCGATGTGCGTGTTTCGATCATTCCCATGATTTACGGCGAAGGCGTCGTACTGCGTCTGCTCGACAAAGAACGCATGGTTTTCCGACTGGATAATGTGGGCTTGAATGCGGATATGCTGTCCACATTCCGCGAGATGATCGAGCTGCCGCATGGAATTATTCTGGTGACCGGGCCTACGGGTAGCGGTAAAACTTCGACGCTCTACAGTGCTTTGAATGAGATTAAAAGTCCGGAAACGAAAATCATCACAGTGGAGGATCCAGTCGAGTATCACAGCGAAGGGATCAGTCAGATTCAGGTCAATTCCCGCATCGGATTGACTTTCGCAGCGGGATTGCGAAGCATTCTGCGTCACGATCCGGATGTGGTTCTGATCGGGGAAATTCGTGATGGAGAAACCGCGAACAGCGCTATCCAGGCATCGCTGACCGGGCACCTTGTTTTCAGTACGCTGCATACCAACGACTCTCCCGGCGCTTTTACCCGTCTGGTTGATATGGGGGTTGAAGCATATCTGGTGGCCAGTACGGTAGAAGCGGTTCTGGCTCAGCGTCTGGTGCGTGTCCTCTGTAAACATTGTAAACGACCACATCAGCCTCACCCTGATAAAATTCCTCCAGACTTTCCCCTGGAACGGATGCAGGAAATTTATGAACCTGTGGGATGTCGACACTGCAGAGAAATGGGATACTCGGGACGTATTGGTATCCTGGAACTGCTCATAAATGATCCTGTTATACGAAAATTGTGTACCGAACACGCCAGCTCAGGACAGATTCGCGATTACGCGCGAAAGAATGGCTGGCAGACCTTGAGGGATGCCGGTTGGGAAAAGGTCCTCGCCGGAATCACTTCGATCGATGAGATTCTGCGGGTCACCAAGGGAGATATTTAA
- a CDS encoding type II secretion system F family protein: protein MPEFQYIARETTGRQVTGVLSAANQQDALNSLAAKSLFPVKVDLADAAKAQLRRSGKRVRARYLSVFYTQLADLLKSGVPLLRSLELLNRQSTNPSLKQVLEEVRAEVADGTRLAVAMGQHPKVFSELAVSMVRAGEEGSFLEDVLKRIASFTDHQEELKNRVVGAMIYPAFLTTFGTVIVSFLLVYFVPKFEPIFQRMSERGDLPWATTTLLGFSAFMQSYWFLIFFAIAFVGAAVYKYIETTEGRLKFDQFRLNAYGLGAIVRSLAIARFCRILGTLLANGVPILQSLRIAKDAAGNKVISNSIGEAAESISAGKSIAQPFAISGQFPEEVVEMIAVGEEANNLEQVLIDIADNMERQTNRKLDMFVRMLEPLMLLMMAAVVVFVMLALLLPVFQSSGLI from the coding sequence ATGCCCGAATTTCAGTATATCGCACGAGAAACAACCGGCCGCCAGGTGACCGGTGTGCTTTCTGCTGCCAATCAGCAGGACGCGCTGAATTCGCTGGCTGCCAAGAGTTTGTTTCCGGTCAAAGTCGATCTTGCAGATGCGGCGAAAGCGCAGCTGAGACGGTCTGGCAAACGGGTTCGGGCCCGCTATCTGTCTGTATTTTATACACAACTGGCCGACCTGCTTAAGTCGGGGGTGCCTCTCTTACGCTCACTGGAACTGTTGAATCGGCAGTCGACCAACCCGTCGCTCAAGCAGGTACTCGAAGAGGTTCGTGCGGAAGTCGCTGATGGAACCCGGCTGGCAGTCGCGATGGGGCAGCATCCCAAAGTCTTTTCGGAACTGGCAGTGAGTATGGTACGTGCCGGCGAGGAAGGCAGCTTCCTGGAAGACGTATTAAAGCGAATTGCCAGCTTCACGGACCATCAGGAAGAACTGAAGAACCGGGTAGTCGGTGCGATGATCTATCCCGCGTTCCTGACCACCTTCGGAACTGTGATCGTCAGCTTCCTGCTGGTTTACTTCGTTCCCAAGTTCGAACCGATTTTTCAACGGATGTCTGAGCGAGGCGATCTCCCCTGGGCAACCACAACCTTGCTTGGGTTCAGTGCTTTTATGCAGTCCTACTGGTTTCTGATATTTTTCGCGATCGCTTTTGTGGGGGCCGCGGTTTATAAGTATATCGAGACAACGGAAGGCCGTCTGAAATTCGATCAGTTCCGGTTGAATGCCTATGGCCTGGGAGCCATTGTTCGTAGCCTGGCTATCGCCCGTTTCTGCCGAATTCTGGGGACCCTGCTGGCCAATGGCGTCCCCATCCTGCAATCCCTGAGAATCGCCAAGGATGCCGCAGGTAATAAAGTCATCAGTAATTCGATTGGTGAAGCCGCAGAGAGTATTTCTGCCGGTAAATCAATTGCCCAGCCTTTTGCCATAAGTGGTCAGTTCCCGGAAGAAGTCGTCGAAATGATCGCCGTTGGTGAGGAAGCCAACAACCTGGAACAGGTGTTGATCGATATCGCAGACAACATGGAACGCCAGACTAACCGCAAGCTGGATATGTTTGTGCGAATGCTGGAGCCACTCATGCTGCTCATGATGGCCGCTGTGGTCGTTTTTGTGATGCTGGCATTACTTTTACCGGTTTTCCAAAGCTCCGGTTTAATATAA
- a CDS encoding type II secretion system protein GspG — translation MKQIKIHNRQQRRGFTLLEMLIVLGIILVIAAMVVPNLLGSQKKANIKATRASIHNLEQAFKLYAAENNGEYPQGGPEQLQLLLEPVSTDGQAAEPFIESLPLDAWGQMFHYEYPNNKAQSTKPAIWSSGPNQQDENGSGDDVNNWEQTE, via the coding sequence ATGAAACAAATCAAGATTCACAACAGACAACAGCGGCGTGGTTTTACCCTCCTCGAAATGTTGATCGTGCTGGGCATTATTCTCGTGATCGCTGCGATGGTCGTTCCCAACCTGCTGGGAAGCCAGAAAAAAGCAAATATCAAAGCGACCCGCGCCAGTATCCATAATCTCGAACAGGCATTCAAACTCTATGCTGCCGAGAATAATGGTGAATATCCTCAAGGCGGACCGGAACAGTTACAGCTGCTGCTCGAACCCGTCAGCACGGATGGTCAGGCTGCTGAACCCTTTATTGAGTCTCTGCCACTGGATGCCTGGGGGCAGATGTTCCACTACGAGTACCCCAACAATAAAGCGCAGTCCACCAAGCCGGCCATCTGGTCCTCGGGCCCCAATCAGCAGGATGAAAACGGTTCCGGCGATGATGTTAATAACTGGGAGCAGACAGAATAG
- a CDS encoding prepilin-type N-terminal cleavage/methylation domain-containing protein, with the protein MIHHQYQPGKQHSRRAAFTLLEMLLVLALLLVLVSVVWPAVLRISASNRLRQSMLDLNSAFAAARVRAIDQGVMYQVFLEPGGRQYLVVPVDQGLLGSESSEANAGTIATSQSVLSGKLPEEFQFSQETSAVVTEAAVPYAWLSNLPNSKDWNWMQGAFPITFYPDGTAAFDLNQEVLKEKRSVARIQLRGLTGTTTVSYGQGKSS; encoded by the coding sequence GTGATCCACCACCAGTACCAGCCAGGAAAACAGCATTCACGACGAGCCGCTTTTACGCTGCTCGAGATGCTGCTGGTCCTGGCTCTGCTGCTGGTTCTGGTCAGTGTCGTGTGGCCGGCGGTGTTGCGCATCAGTGCGAGCAACCGGCTGCGACAGAGCATGCTGGATCTGAATTCCGCCTTTGCTGCCGCCCGGGTGCGGGCTATTGATCAGGGGGTGATGTATCAGGTCTTTCTGGAACCGGGAGGGCGGCAGTATCTGGTCGTTCCCGTCGATCAGGGACTGCTGGGAAGCGAATCTTCTGAAGCCAATGCGGGTACCATCGCGACCAGTCAATCTGTGCTCTCGGGGAAGTTGCCCGAGGAATTCCAGTTCAGCCAGGAAACTTCCGCAGTCGTGACGGAAGCGGCAGTCCCCTATGCCTGGTTATCAAACCTGCCAAATTCAAAAGACTGGAACTGGATGCAGGGAGCTTTCCCCATCACCTTTTATCCGGATGGGACAGCTGCTTTTGATTTGAATCAGGAAGTTCTGAAAGAAAAGCGTTCCGTGGCTCGCATTCAACTGCGCGGCCTTACCGGTACGACCACGGTTTCCTACGGACAGGGGAAATCGTCATGA
- a CDS encoding type IV pilus modification PilV family protein, with translation MISIPTQKRTRAGLTLLEVLISLAIFLGALTALSQLIGIGSRAAVQAQLRTQAILKCQSKLAEALAGAQPLEAVSQAAFEDEENWKWSLDVQPGAYENMLQLTVSVLYSGAGESVTTSYQLTRQIRDPAMLLDAANTVESASDLTLEEQL, from the coding sequence ATGATCAGCATTCCAACGCAAAAACGCACTCGTGCCGGATTGACTCTGCTCGAGGTCTTAATCTCACTGGCGATTTTCCTCGGCGCACTCACTGCCCTCAGTCAGTTGATTGGCATCGGTTCCCGGGCAGCAGTGCAGGCGCAGTTGCGAACACAGGCAATTCTTAAATGCCAGTCAAAACTCGCGGAAGCACTGGCGGGAGCCCAGCCTCTGGAAGCGGTCTCCCAGGCTGCCTTTGAGGATGAAGAAAACTGGAAGTGGAGCCTGGATGTCCAGCCTGGCGCCTACGAGAACATGTTGCAGTTAACAGTCAGTGTACTCTACTCCGGTGCGGGAGAAAGTGTCACGACCAGCTATCAGCTGACACGACAGATTCGAGATCCGGCAATGCTGCTCGACGCAGCCAACACCGTGGAGTCGGCTTCAGATCTGACACTGGAGGAGCAGCTATGA
- a CDS encoding prepilin-type N-terminal cleavage/methylation domain-containing protein: MKRSSSHKKVHKGRAPGFTLLEVILAIGLTSLLLAAIYSALDLYWKYTTLGHRQVEQAQIARAVFQKISHDLHCVTYRLETAEAETEGTGTSDTETEETETVEIQVTSTDDAYTSGNIGVYGDTQSLVLHTSRPARQPLLLSSNSGATTSPSVRSDLLSVSYFLAVAGAGGLQGAAGDQFRNTSRGGEDVQGVARLEGDRLSMSMADQAAALEQMASQSELLAPEISSLQFQYFDGTDWLELWDSTKYGTVPQAIRVTIGFRSDLQQTSLESVNEKINGYNNTYSMVIALPLALPAVLQTTEQDTSSF; the protein is encoded by the coding sequence ATGAAACGCTCCTCATCGCACAAGAAAGTTCACAAAGGACGGGCACCCGGGTTCACACTGCTCGAAGTCATCCTGGCCATTGGGCTGACCAGTCTGCTGCTGGCTGCCATTTATTCCGCCCTGGATCTCTACTGGAAATATACGACGCTGGGGCATCGCCAGGTGGAACAGGCTCAGATTGCTCGAGCCGTCTTCCAGAAAATATCACATGATCTGCACTGTGTGACTTATCGACTGGAGACCGCAGAAGCAGAGACGGAGGGCACAGGTACTTCTGATACAGAAACCGAAGAAACGGAAACCGTCGAAATCCAGGTGACCAGTACCGATGATGCCTACACTTCGGGAAACATTGGTGTGTATGGCGATACTCAGTCTCTCGTGCTCCACACCAGCAGACCAGCCCGCCAGCCACTTCTGCTCTCTTCGAATTCAGGGGCAACCACCTCGCCGAGCGTCCGCAGTGATCTGCTTTCCGTATCGTACTTTCTGGCAGTTGCGGGGGCCGGAGGACTGCAAGGGGCCGCCGGCGATCAGTTTCGGAATACTTCGAGGGGTGGTGAAGATGTGCAGGGAGTGGCTCGTCTGGAAGGAGACCGGCTCTCAATGAGCATGGCAGATCAGGCTGCGGCTCTGGAGCAGATGGCGTCACAGTCAGAACTCCTGGCGCCGGAAATCAGCAGTCTGCAGTTTCAATATTTTGATGGCACTGACTGGCTCGAACTCTGGGACAGCACTAAATACGGGACCGTACCGCAGGCAATCAGGGTCACAATCGGCTTTCGCAGCGATCTGCAACAGACTTCGTTGGAGTCTGTGAACGAAAAAATAAATGGTTACAACAATACCTACAGCATGGTGATTGCACTCCCGCTGGCTCTACCTGCGGTATTACAGACCACCGAACAGGACACCAGTTCGTTTTAA
- a CDS encoding type II secretion system minor pseudopilin encodes MKYTVNSQPGFRSIRQTLVGRLSERAGSTLLVVLVVVVMLSLGAYTFSELMIVEIEATNSYGRAIQSRELALSGIELAAAYVGDRSDVDGWNSYHNPSQFQNINLIPSDVPGVSGYFSVVAPVISDAQSKTIRFGLSNESGKLNLNILATEEDNELDVEAITAVDRLMYIPNMTEEIASAILDWIDEDDDPRAYGAESDYYGTLESPYYAKNAPLESLDELLLVRGVTPELLYGEDTNRNGILDPNEDDGDATLPLDNADGVLDAGWAAYLTVHSREINIRPDGSEKINVNQTMLTELYDQLETELGPDEARFIVAYRVSGPVQTVEDLDSGPTLTTVGGNTSEQQALNELATGLAKAMFSEEGVTVTRGGMDLSAGAAFTINSIYDLVGSEVEIEIDGTKTTLTSPWPADTASMTTSLPILHDMLTTTKNQYIEGRIQISEARLETLLGIPEMDETLAHAIVNSQMTATNGAPATEISQARQTTGWLVIEGLTTIEQLRKLAPYICSGGDVFRVQTLGYFGQSGQMTRMEAIIDGTFIPPRITYVRDLSNLGAGYDLSTVQGMSADQ; translated from the coding sequence ATGAAGTACACCGTCAATTCACAACCTGGTTTTCGTAGCATTCGACAGACACTTGTCGGCAGGCTGTCGGAACGCGCAGGTAGCACTTTGCTGGTCGTGCTTGTGGTCGTAGTGATGCTCAGTCTGGGAGCGTATACCTTTTCGGAACTGATGATTGTGGAGATCGAAGCCACCAACAGTTACGGTCGGGCGATTCAGTCTCGGGAGCTGGCGCTCTCAGGAATCGAACTGGCAGCCGCCTATGTTGGAGATCGCTCTGATGTTGATGGCTGGAATTCGTATCACAATCCGAGTCAGTTTCAGAATATCAATCTGATTCCCAGCGATGTCCCCGGCGTGAGTGGCTATTTCAGTGTTGTTGCCCCGGTCATCTCAGACGCACAATCAAAAACCATTCGCTTCGGTTTGAGTAATGAGTCGGGCAAGCTGAATCTCAATATTCTCGCGACGGAAGAGGACAATGAACTGGATGTTGAGGCAATCACTGCTGTTGACCGTCTGATGTACATCCCGAATATGACTGAGGAAATTGCTTCCGCAATTCTGGACTGGATTGATGAAGACGATGATCCACGTGCGTATGGTGCTGAGAGCGATTACTATGGCACTCTGGAATCACCTTATTACGCAAAGAATGCCCCGCTGGAATCACTGGATGAACTGTTGCTCGTCCGTGGAGTGACTCCGGAACTGCTCTATGGGGAAGATACAAATCGTAATGGTATTCTCGATCCGAATGAGGACGATGGTGATGCCACATTGCCCCTGGACAATGCAGATGGGGTGCTGGATGCAGGCTGGGCGGCTTATCTTACGGTACACAGTCGAGAGATCAATATTCGTCCGGATGGCTCTGAGAAGATTAATGTCAATCAGACGATGCTGACAGAGCTCTATGATCAACTGGAGACCGAACTGGGACCTGATGAAGCCCGGTTCATCGTCGCTTACCGAGTGAGTGGCCCCGTGCAGACTGTAGAAGATCTGGACTCGGGGCCAACCTTGACAACCGTGGGAGGTAATACCTCGGAACAACAGGCTTTAAATGAACTGGCCACCGGTCTGGCCAAAGCGATGTTTTCAGAAGAGGGAGTGACGGTCACCCGGGGAGGTATGGATCTGTCTGCCGGAGCCGCATTCACAATCAATTCCATTTATGATCTGGTGGGATCTGAAGTTGAAATCGAAATCGATGGGACCAAGACAACACTGACCAGTCCCTGGCCGGCAGACACGGCCAGCATGACGACCAGTCTCCCGATTCTCCATGACATGTTGACGACCACAAAGAATCAGTATATCGAAGGACGAATTCAGATCAGTGAAGCCCGACTGGAAACCCTACTGGGGATTCCCGAAATGGATGAAACGCTGGCTCATGCGATCGTAAATTCCCAAATGACTGCTACAAACGGAGCCCCTGCCACAGAAATCAGCCAGGCCCGTCAGACAACGGGATGGCTTGTGATTGAAGGTCTGACGACAATAGAACAGTTACGAAAACTGGCTCCCTATATCTGTAGTGGCGGTGATGTCTTTCGCGTGCAGACGCTGGGCTATTTCGGTCAGTCCGGACAGATGACCCGCATGGAAGCCATTATTGATGGAACTTTTATTCCGCCACGTATTACCTATGTTCGTGATTTAAGTAATCTCGGTGCAGGCTATGATCTTTCGACAGTACAGGGAATGTCAGCGGATCAGTAA
- a CDS encoding type IV pilus biogenesis protein PilM, with product MADYLAINWDKSKLTGVEAHVGVASVSIKRTFEITWPEQHRPAQDPVSAGSWLKNELHRLGVSAKQVLISFPRHDSTVRLIEIPDVPLDEIPEIVRFQTATKSSVPLGQLMLDYLLMPVQEGKTTREVLVVSIGKDLHDKALKTFQSMGLEVASTGLSSVSAAEWVAHTTTGDLESPTLILNPTDGYLEMSLIQARRLLFTNSVPVSEADGTVSNQTIQTELKRFLMARSTQLAGQSISAITLIGDESQQQSLIQDLQEQYQCPVEVLNPLSSVTTAESCLLPGAVAGPLGLVSARQHKRLETVDFLHPHKAEEKPDRRKLQIALGVGGLALIVLTAFFLTHQRVSELDEEIAERQKVQRDLDELLKRGLPTLESVAVIEEWEKSNSPTLKVFQELERVLPGTDRIYLNELSVSRSSGQSLSRLRTTGNAKDDLDVRDLNQQLSYNNYRVHPKRSNNLTSDTDYPVPFEIDAERLPPQEAPTTKSATETKK from the coding sequence ATGGCAGATTATCTGGCAATCAACTGGGACAAATCGAAGCTGACTGGAGTCGAAGCGCATGTCGGCGTGGCTTCGGTCTCCATCAAACGCACCTTTGAAATTACCTGGCCGGAGCAACATCGTCCTGCGCAGGATCCGGTCTCTGCCGGCAGCTGGCTTAAGAATGAACTGCATCGCCTGGGAGTCTCCGCGAAGCAGGTCCTGATTTCGTTTCCCCGTCACGATTCCACAGTACGACTGATCGAAATTCCCGATGTTCCTCTGGATGAAATTCCCGAAATTGTACGGTTTCAGACGGCTACGAAATCTTCAGTCCCTCTGGGACAGTTAATGCTCGATTACCTGCTGATGCCGGTTCAGGAAGGTAAGACCACCCGCGAAGTTCTCGTTGTCAGTATCGGGAAAGACTTACACGACAAAGCTCTGAAAACATTTCAGTCGATGGGGCTGGAAGTCGCCTCCACCGGACTCAGCTCCGTCAGTGCTGCGGAATGGGTTGCCCATACGACAACGGGAGATCTGGAATCGCCAACATTGATACTGAATCCGACGGACGGTTATCTGGAAATGTCATTGATCCAGGCGCGTCGGTTACTGTTTACCAATTCCGTACCGGTTTCTGAAGCAGACGGAACTGTTTCGAATCAAACAATCCAGACCGAACTGAAACGTTTTCTCATGGCACGCAGTACTCAGCTGGCGGGCCAGAGTATCAGTGCCATCACTCTGATCGGAGATGAGTCCCAACAGCAGTCACTCATTCAAGATCTGCAGGAACAGTATCAGTGTCCAGTCGAAGTTTTAAATCCACTGTCATCTGTTACGACTGCAGAAAGTTGTCTTTTACCAGGCGCTGTGGCAGGACCACTGGGACTCGTCTCTGCTCGGCAGCACAAACGTCTGGAAACAGTTGATTTTCTGCATCCCCATAAAGCCGAAGAAAAGCCGGATCGCAGAAAACTGCAGATTGCTCTGGGAGTCGGAGGCCTGGCGCTGATCGTATTGACGGCGTTTTTCCTCACACATCAGCGGGTCTCAGAACTGGATGAAGAAATTGCAGAGCGACAAAAGGTTCAGCGCGATCTCGATGAACTGCTCAAGCGGGGCCTACCCACCCTGGAGTCGGTGGCTGTGATCGAGGAATGGGAGAAATCAAATTCGCCGACATTAAAGGTCTTTCAGGAACTGGAACGCGTATTACCGGGAACAGACCGGATCTATTTGAATGAACTCTCTGTGAGTCGTTCCAGCGGCCAGTCATTGAGCCGTCTGCGTACGACAGGCAATGCCAAAGACGATCTGGACGTGAGAGATCTGAATCAGCAGCTCTCATACAACAATTACCGGGTGCATCCCAAACGAAGTAATAATCTGACAAGCGATACCGATTACCCGGTTCCCTTTGAAATTGATGCAGAGCGCCTGCCGCCTCAAGAAGCCCCCACAACAAAGTCGGCAACGGAAACAAAAAAATAA
- a CDS encoding cadherin repeat domain-containing protein has translation MQKREKILAAIFGTIILVWLGMPVINSSFIEPVQTRQNQLKALNQQIDQKENKELELLRSARQLGDWVAHSLPPDEHDAQRLYLEWLSDLAELSGITNLKLSPGRRIREGKTYIAIQVSLEGTATYAQLTQFLLHFYQTDLRQNIINLELDSTGTAKADQLEVKLTAEGLALSKAKPREQLFPRTRLSESLKFDATSLKLNGAGEFPNETPFRVRINQEFLTVNAIKGDTWTVTRGASQTVPARYDAGTPVELAPLNQTAEGNTKLQQSLTEDAQLLKVLSDRYFPSGESFLIKIGNEILNVSNRNTTEWTVQRGLLDTRPASHSKGAAVTQVPEYLQALYDYQQITENSPFAKPVPDKVYQLELRDIGKQTLIRGNSLDLSLPLTGINPSQSAPKISVKSDLPGIVAQAGKLQWAPATEQKTGTFPVTITATQGDQKVERMFEVEFLEKNTAPKLETVSTVTAYQTRPLTLQVKATDSDQPAQKLMFELESGAPEGMRINSQTGELTWTPSVATEMKEYPVTVKVTDSGIPSASSTQKLTVNVTLDDAFFTFLTGSIELDGRRIAWIRNRATNEKREVKEGDSIDVADLHAVVKTITDQHIILEIDGKPWMLSLGENFRSLRNLASVPVLN, from the coding sequence ATGCAGAAACGAGAAAAAATACTGGCTGCGATTTTTGGGACCATCATTCTGGTCTGGCTCGGGATGCCTGTGATTAACAGCTCCTTCATCGAACCGGTTCAGACACGGCAGAATCAGCTGAAGGCATTGAATCAACAGATCGATCAGAAGGAAAACAAGGAACTGGAACTGCTCCGCTCTGCCCGACAACTCGGTGACTGGGTGGCGCATAGTCTTCCGCCTGACGAGCATGACGCGCAGCGTCTTTACCTTGAATGGTTGAGCGATTTAGCGGAGCTCTCAGGCATTACCAATCTCAAGCTCTCACCCGGGCGGCGGATTCGGGAAGGAAAGACCTATATTGCGATTCAGGTGTCGCTGGAAGGGACAGCAACCTACGCTCAGCTCACTCAGTTTCTGCTGCACTTCTACCAGACCGATTTACGTCAGAACATCATCAATCTGGAACTGGACAGCACCGGGACTGCAAAAGCGGATCAGCTCGAAGTGAAATTAACCGCGGAAGGACTGGCACTGAGTAAAGCCAAGCCGCGCGAACAGCTGTTTCCACGTACCAGGTTGTCTGAGAGTCTGAAATTTGATGCAACCAGTCTGAAACTGAATGGGGCTGGGGAATTCCCAAACGAAACTCCATTCCGTGTACGGATTAATCAGGAATTCCTGACAGTGAATGCAATCAAGGGAGATACGTGGACTGTCACCCGTGGTGCCAGCCAAACGGTGCCGGCACGCTATGATGCGGGGACCCCGGTCGAGCTGGCTCCCTTGAATCAGACAGCGGAAGGAAATACGAAGCTGCAACAGTCGCTGACCGAGGATGCACAATTACTCAAGGTTCTATCGGATCGTTATTTCCCCTCTGGCGAAAGCTTCCTGATTAAAATTGGTAACGAAATCCTGAATGTGAGCAACCGGAATACAACAGAGTGGACTGTCCAGCGTGGTCTGCTTGATACCAGACCAGCCTCGCATAGCAAAGGAGCGGCTGTGACCCAGGTGCCTGAATACCTGCAGGCATTGTATGACTATCAGCAGATCACTGAAAACAGTCCCTTCGCCAAGCCTGTCCCTGATAAGGTCTATCAACTGGAACTTCGCGATATTGGGAAACAGACCCTGATCAGAGGTAACAGCCTGGATTTGTCCCTGCCTCTCACAGGGATCAATCCTTCACAGTCAGCACCGAAGATTTCTGTCAAATCAGATTTACCCGGGATTGTGGCTCAGGCTGGAAAACTGCAATGGGCACCGGCAACAGAACAGAAGACCGGAACGTTTCCCGTAACAATCACTGCCACCCAAGGCGATCAGAAAGTTGAGAGAATGTTCGAGGTCGAGTTTCTCGAAAAAAATACCGCCCCAAAACTGGAAACGGTATCTACTGTGACGGCATACCAGACGCGCCCCTTAACCCTCCAGGTAAAAGCAACCGACTCGGATCAGCCTGCTCAGAAACTGATGTTCGAATTAGAGTCAGGTGCTCCCGAAGGCATGCGGATCAACTCTCAGACAGGTGAGTTGACCTGGACGCCGTCCGTAGCGACAGAAATGAAAGAATACCCCGTGACAGTCAAAGTCACCGATTCCGGGATACCGTCTGCGTCCAGCACACAAAAGCTGACAGTCAATGTCACGTTGGATGATGCATTTTTTACATTTTTAACCGGCAGTATCGAACTGGACGGCCGTCGAATTGCCTGGATCCGCAATCGCGCTACCAATGAAAAACGGGAAGTCAAAGAGGGGGATTCAATCGATGTCGCAGATTTACATGCGGTTGTGAAAACGATCACCGATCAACACATCATTCTGGAAATAGACGGAAAGCCCTGGATGCTCTCTTTGGGAGAAAATTTCAGATCTCTGCGAAACCTGGCCTCAGTCCCCGTGTTAAATTAG